From one Lemur catta isolate mLemCat1 chromosome 5, mLemCat1.pri, whole genome shotgun sequence genomic stretch:
- the LOC123638721 gene encoding tripartite motif-containing protein 60-like: MELVTALVDLQEESSCPICLEYLKDPVTISCGHNFCHSCLSVSWKDLDDTFPCPVCRFCFPYGNFRRNPQLRSLTEIAKLLQVRRSKRKRQKEKAVCDKHDQFLTLFCVKNLEMLCAQCSLSAEHQKHYISPLDKAASHHRETLERSVEPLKNNIERVEKVIALQGSKSVELTKQVECKREAISSEFEGIRLFLQNEQETILREIQDEETDILTKLNENLVMFSDVVSTLKHLLREIEGTCVQSDVELLACVKSIYRRYQTLKHPETFSFSLTKYGFRLPPQYSGLHRVIKAFQADVILDVDTAHLQLIVSEDRRAVRYGRTKQKGGCHARRFELCPAVLGCQRFSAGRHYWEVDVGRKPKWILGVCQDGVARSWQDQPSVLGGFWAVGRYMRGGYVASGPKRAHLLPAVRPSKVGIFLDCDLGEVSFYNMNDRSVLYTFSDSFTEAVWPYFYTGTDSEPLKICSVSDSER; the protein is encoded by the coding sequence ATGGAGCTTGTGACAGCCCTGGTGGACCTCCAGGAGGAATCCAGCTGTCCCATCTGCCTGGAGTACTTGAAAGACCCGGTGACTATCAGCTGTGGGCACAACTTCTGTCACTCCTGCCTCAGTGTATCCTGGAAGGATCTAGATGATACCTTTCCCTGTCCTGTCTGCCGTTTTTGCTTTCCTTACGGGAACTTCAGGAGGAACCCTCAGCTCCGTAGTTTGACTGAAATCGCTAAGCTGCTGCAGGTCAGAAGGAgcaagaggaagaggcagaaagagaaggcTGTGTGTGACAAGCACGACCAGTTTCTGACCCTTTTCTGTGTGAAGAACCTGGAGATGTTATGTGCACAGTGCAGCCTCTCCGCTGAACACCAGAAGCACTACATTAGCCCCCTTGACAAAGCCGCCTCTCACCACCGAGAAACTCTGGAGCGTAGCGTTGAGCCCTTGAAGAATAACATAGAACGAGTTGAAAAAGTGATAGCTCTGCAGGGCAGCAAGTCAGTGGAGCTTACGAAGCAGGTAGAATGTAAGAGAGAAGCAATCAGTTCTGAATTTGAGGGAATTAGACTGTTTTTACAGAATGAGCAAGAGACTATTCTTAGGGAGATACAAGATGAAGAGACGGACATTTtaacaaaactaaatgaaaaccTTGTAATGTTTTCAGATGTTGTTTCCACATTAAAACATCTTCTGAGGGAGATAGAGGGCACGTGTGTGCAGTCAGACGTGGAATTACTGGCCTGCGTTAAGAGCATCTACCGCAGGTATCAAACCCTAAAACACCCTGAAaccttttcatttagtttaacAAAATACGGTTTCAGACTTCCTCCCCAGTATTCCGGCTTGCACAGAGTCATCAAGGCCTTCCAAGCAGATGTGATCCTGGATGTGGACACGGCCCATCTTCAGCTGATTGTCTCTGAGGACAGAAGAGCTGTGCGGTACGGAAGAACAAAGCAAAAAGGTGGCTGTCACGCAAGGAGATTCGAGCTTTGCCCTGCTGTCCTGGGCTGTCAGAGGTTCAGTGCTGGCAGACACTACTGGGAGGTGGACGTGGGAAGGAAGCCCAAGTGGATCCTGGGCGTGTGTCAGGACGGGGTTGCTCGCAGCTGGCAGGATCAGCCGTCGGTTCTGGGTGGGTTCTGGGCTGTTGGCCGGTACATGCGTGGCGGCTATGTTGCCTCGGGCCCCAAGAGAGCCCACCTGCTGCCGGCAGTGAGGCCCAGTAAGGTTGGCATTTTTCTGGACTGTGACTTGGGTGAGGTCTCCTTTTATAATATGAATGATAGGTCTGTTCTCTATACTTTTAGTGATTCCTTCACAGAAGCTGTTTGGCCTTATTTCTATACTGGAACAGATTCAGAACCTCTTAAAATCTGTTCAGTATCAGATTCTGAAAGGTAA